A segment of the Bradyrhizobium sp. CCBAU 53340 genome:
GCGTCACGGCGCGTTCACGGATGAAGCGGTGGTGATGCCGTCGCAACTCACGCCGATGCCGTCGACCTTCGACTATGCGGAGGCCGCAACCTATCTCGCCGGCCACGGCACCGCCTATCATGCGTTGATCGATCGCGGCCGGGTCGAACCGGGTGAAGTGCTGCTGGTGCACGGCGCCGGCGGTGGTGTCGGCCTTGCGGCCGTCGAGATCGGCAAGATGCTGGGCGCAACCGTGATCGCGACCGCGTCCAGCGACGAAAAGCTCGCGGTCGCGAAATCGCGCGGCGCCGATCATCTCGTGCGTTACGACCGCGAGCCGTTTCGCGATGCCGTCAAGCGTATCACCGATGGCCGCGGCGCCGATGTCGTGTTCGATCCTGTCGGCGGCCAGGTCTTTGAGGACTCGATGCGCTGCATCGCCTGGGGCGCGCGGCTACTGGTCATTGGCTTCACCGGCGGCATCGGCTCGGCGAAGACCAATTTGTTGTTGATCAAGGGCGCCAGCGTGCTCGGCGTGCGTGCGGGCGAAGCAGTGCGGAAAAATCCGGCTCTGGGGGAAATGCGCCTGAAGGCGCTGCTGCAATGGGCGGAGGGGGGCAAGCTGCGCCCGAACATCTCACATCGCCTGCCGCTCGAGGATTTTGCGAAGGCGATGCGGCTGTTGCTTGATCGCAAGGCGATCGGGCGTGTGGCGCTGGTGATGGAGTGACGGTGCCGTAACGACGGTGCTGTAGGGTGGGCAAAGCGAAGCGTGCCCACCACCTGTCGCGATTGCCAAGAGATGGTGGGCACGGTGCAAGAGCGCCTTTGCCCACTCTATTTATACTCCCGCTCCGTCCACCACGGAAAATAATCCGGCATATCGTTCGACACCTTGTTCTTGAACTGCGCCGGCCGCTTCTCCAGGAACGACACCACGCCTTCCTTGACGTCGTCCGAGCGGCCGCGGGCGTAGATGCCACGGCTGTCGACCTTGTGCGCTTCCATGGGATCGTCCGCGCCCATCATGCGCCACATCATCTGGCGGATCAGCGCGACCGACACCGGCGCTGTCTTGGCGGCAAATTCCTTGGCGAGCGCGCGGGCGGTCGGAAGCAGATCATCCGGCGGCACGACCTTGCTGACGAGACGGCCGGCGAGGGCTTCCTGCGCCGGGAAGACGCGACCCGAATAGCACCATTCCAGCGCTTGCGAGATTCCGACGATGCGGGGCAGGAACCAGCTCGAGGCCGCCTCCGGCACGATGCCGCGCTGGGAGAACAC
Coding sequences within it:
- a CDS encoding NADPH:quinone oxidoreductase family protein — encoded protein: MVRAVVCRALGAPETLRLEEFPSRPLKPGEVRVAIRAAGLNFPDVLMAAGEYQLKPELPFTPGMEAAGDITEISAEARGVSVGDKVIVKMRHGAFTDEAVVMPSQLTPMPSTFDYAEAATYLAGHGTAYHALIDRGRVEPGEVLLVHGAGGGVGLAAVEIGKMLGATVIATASSDEKLAVAKSRGADHLVRYDREPFRDAVKRITDGRGADVVFDPVGGQVFEDSMRCIAWGARLLVIGFTGGIGSAKTNLLLIKGASVLGVRAGEAVRKNPALGEMRLKALLQWAEGGKLRPNISHRLPLEDFAKAMRLLLDRKAIGRVALVME
- a CDS encoding crotonase/enoyl-CoA hydratase family protein → MAYETIKYEVAEQILTIALNRPDKLNAFNAQMQAELIDAFDAADKDDNVRAIIVTGAGRGFCAGADLSSGANTFDRDARRGPVKRFADGKVDYSDPQVRDGGGQVTLRIFKCLKPVIAAVNGPAVGIGVTMQLAMDIRIASEAARFGFVFSQRGIVPEAASSWFLPRIVGISQALEWCYSGRVFPAQEALAGRLVSKVVPPDDLLPTARALAKEFAAKTAPVSVALIRQMMWRMMGADDPMEAHKVDSRGIYARGRSDDVKEGVVSFLEKRPAQFKNKVSNDMPDYFPWWTEREYK